The sequence below is a genomic window from Microbulbifer hydrolyticus.
ATGGCGCGGGAAGATGTTTTAGGAATGACCAGTCCGGCGGCACTGGCAATCGATACCACGATGGGGGTGGTGCGGTTCCCCGGCAGTCCGCCGATGCAGTGTTTGTCGAACACCCGCTCGACCTCGGGCCAGTACAGGCGATTGCCGTTACTGACCATCGTGGTTGTGAGCGCAATGGTTTCCGAGCAATTCAGCCGGCCGCCGGCGCAGGCGGTGAGGAAGCCCGCAATTTCGATGTCCGAATAGAGTCGATTACCGATATCGCGAATAATGCTGCTCATCTCGGTAGCATTGAGGCTGTGGCCGTATATTTTCTTGCGCAGTGCGCTGAGTGAGTACACCTGTGGGACGTGAAGTACCAGGATTTCCTGGTCTGTCTGCAGGTTGAGAAATTCCCACGCGCTCTCGGAAAATCCGATCTTTCCGAGCGGCAATATTTCCTCGGCGACGGTATTCAATGTGGCAATCAGTGTGCGCTCGCCGGCCTTGATCTGCAGGCGGGTGTTCGCGGTATAGCCCTCGGCGCGGCAGATCGCACAGTCTTTGCGCATGTAAACGAGGGCTTCCTCGTGGGTGTCTATCCCCATTCTGTAGGCATGCAACGGCAGTGGGTGTGCCATATATCGCTACCTGATCCTATTGGTCATGGCCCTTGTGCCACTCATTTCGGGGCTGAAATTGCCGACGGCGCTTGTTTGTTCGGCTCTGCGGTCTGGTCGGGATTGCGGGTGTGGTTATGCAAGTATAGGCCGGTGCGCATTGCGGATGGCCTGCAGGCTCGCACCGGCTACCGGTGTCCTCAAATAACCAGTTCGGGGCCCGTGACTACTGGGTTTGGGCCTGTCCTGGGGGTAGACTTCCCATGGCTGAAAATCCGACCAGACCGGGTCGCCTTTGCAGCCGAAAATTTGCGTGCTGCGGCACCACCACCGAACAACCATCACCGATTGACGAGGTCTGCCTTGGCGGAACTGGGAGAAGTTTTCACTCTGGTATCCAGCCAGACCTCGAGCCTGACACTGGCGCTGTTGCTGCTGGTGTGTGTGGTGAGTGCGTTTATCTCTGCGGTAACCGGAGGTGCCGGGGGCATCCTGATGTTTGCCGCCCTCAACGTGGTGATTCCCCTGCGCATGCTGGTGCCCATCCACGGCGCGGTACAGCTGCTCAACAACCTCGCCCGTATCGCCTATGTGCGCGAGCATATCCGCTGGGACCAGTGCATCCCGTTTTTCATCGGCTGCACCCTCGGTTCGGCCGCCATGACACTGGGCCTCGCCAACCTCGAGTGGCAGCAGTTGCCGCTGATACTTCTTGCCGGGCTGATTTTCTACACCGTATTCAAGCCGAAAAGGCTGCCGGAAATCCGCCTGAAGCCGCGCAATTTTTTCTGGGTGGGCATCGCCACTGGAACCCTCGGTATCATTGCCGGCGCGGTCGATCCACTGCTGGCCGCATTTTTCGTACGCAAGGATATGAGCCCGAAGGAAATCGTGGCGAACAAATCCGTGATGCAGGCCTGGTGCCATGCGCTGAAAGTGCCTGCATTCATCTACCTTGGCTTTGCCTTTTCCGATCACCTGGGGCTGATTCTGCTGCTCACTGTAGCGGCCGTCATCGGCACCCGCATCGGAATCGCATTGCTGAATCGCATCGACAGCGAACTGTTTTTCAACCTGATGCGTGCCGCACTGCTGGTGGCCGGAGCCCGCATCGTTTACCAGTTGTTCGCAGCATAAGCCAGTTGCTGGCACAAAGAAGCAGGTACTCCCAATGGCCGATTATCAGATCATCAATCCGTACAACGGCGAACAGATCGAAGCCTATGACTTCCACACCCGCGAGCAAGTGGCCGAGGCCATAGACCTGCTGGTGCAGGGCCGCGGCGTCCAGCAGGCCACGCCGGCGTTCGAACGCTCCAATATCCTGCTCAAGCTCGCCCAGCTGATGCTGGAGCGCAAAGAGGATCTGGCCCGCCTGATCACCGAAGAAACCGGCAAAACCATCAGCGACAGCCGGGTGGAAATCGACCGCGCTTATAACACCGCACTGGCCAGCGCCATGGAAGCGCGTAACATCAATGGCGAAGCGCTGGACTCCGACGCCTTCCCGCCGATGCGTGAAAAAATTGGTGTTGTACTGTGGAAACCCCTGGGCACCGTTCTGTGTATCACCCCGTTCAACTTCCCGATCAATATCGCGGTACACAAAATCGGCCCCGCCTTCGCCGCTGGCAACACCATCCTGTTCAAGCCCGGCCCACAGAACAAGCGCTCCGCCGAGCTGCTGGTAGAACTCTGCTACGCCGCCGGTATGGACAAGTCCGTACTGCAAATGCTGGTTCCGGATATCGAAGCCACCAGCTACGCCGTCAGCCATCCGCAGATCCAGGCGGTCAACTTCACCGGCGGCACCGCTGCGGCCAACGCCATCGCCGCGAACGCCGGCTACAAGAAAATGCTGTTTGAGCTGGGCGGCAACGACCCGCTTATCGTCATGCCCGATGCCGATCTCGACGCCGCCGTCACCGCCACCATCAACCAGCGCTTCGCCACCGCCGGCCAGCGCTGCACCGCGGCCAAACGCCTGTTCGTCCACAGCGACGTCTTCGACGCTTTTGCGGAAAAACTGGTAGCCGCCACCGCAAAATTGAAAGTCGGTGACCCGGCGGAAGACGACACCTTCGTCGGCCCGTTGATCCACACCGCCGCCGCCGACGAAGTGGAAGCGCGCATCGAATCCGCGGTAAAGGCGGGCGCCCGCGTCCTGTTCGGCCACCAGCGCCAGGGCAATATTCTGTGGCCTACTATCCTCGACAATGTGGCCGACGATGCCGAGCTGGTTGCCGAAGAAACCTTCGGCCCGGTGGTACCGTTGCGCAAGTTCGATGACGAGGGCGAACTGGTGTCCCTGATCAACAGCTCCCCGTTTGGTTTGCAGGCAGGCGTATTTACCCAGAACCTTGCGCTGGCCAAGCGTCTGTACAACCAGCTGGACGTGGGCCTGCTTGCGGTCAACGACGGCCCCGGCTTCCGCGCCGAGCATTTTCCGTTTGGTGGTGTGAAGGAGAGTGGCGTGGGCAGAGAAGGGGTCAGCTACGCGATTCGTGAAATGAGTTACCAGAAAACGCTGGTGATCTAAATTTACTGTTTCGAAGTCGAGTGTATTGAATCGAAGGAGTCGACGCCGGGTATTGGTTCGCAAGACCTTCCGCGAGAGGGACCTCGCGGAAGAGCCCCCATGGATGGGTTCACGGCGTGTCTTGCGAACCAATACCCGGTGGCGGCACCGCCACTTAACCAGCTTTAAAGCTCAGACCATAAGACCAGCAAAGCGCCACAATTCCCAACCTGCGCCTCCGCTCCTGTTCAAATTAAATTCCTTCCCCTATACTCGCCGCCACTTGTCGGAGTGCCTTCGGGCTGAGATCGCAGTAGCGAGATCCGTTGAACCTGATCGGGGTAACCCCCGCGTAGGAAACAAGATCTGAATTCGCTTTAATTTTGAGCAGTATGCACGCCCGTGTCGCGGTGCTGCCCGCTCAGAACCTGCCTTCCATAGCCGCTCATTCCCGTAGTTGTACCCCGCAAGTCATCCGAAAAATCAAGGATCACAACGCAAGGGGTCAGCATGTCTCAGGTCGCCGAGCCGCAGAATAAAGCCGATAAGCAAAGCCGCGCACAGCAGCAGGAAAGTGCCAAAGAATTTCTGGATAACCTTACCGCCCAGCAATTCCCCAACTCCCGTAAAGTCTACCTGGAAGGGGAAAACACTGGCGTCAAAGTCGGCGTACGCGAAATCTGCCTCGGCCAGAGCCTTGTCGGCGGCGACGAGCAAAACCCCGTATTTGAGCCCAACGAGCCCCTGCAGGTCTACGACACCGCCGGCCCATACTCAGACCCCGACTACACACCCAACGTCCGCGACGGCCTGCCCAAACTGCGCCAGTCGTGGATCGAAGCCCGCAACGACACCGAAGTCCTCGACACCCGCCAGGCCACCTACAGCCAGAAACGCATGGCCGACCAGGGCCTCGACCATATTCGTTTTGAAAACCTGCCGTATCCGCGCAAGGCCAAAGCCGGAAAAAACGTCACCCAGATGCACTACGCCCGCCAAGGCATCATCACCCCGGAAATGGAATTTATCGCCATCCGCGAAAATATGGGGCGCGCGGAACTTGCCGGGCAACTGAGCGATGCCGACCTTCAATCTCAATACCAGAAAGCCCGCGACGGCATCTACATTCCGCCGCAAATTACCCCAGAATTCGTGCGCCGCGAAGTCGCGGAAGGCCGCGCGATTATTCCGGCCAACATCAACCACACAGAGCTGGAGCCGATGATCATCGGCCGCAACTTCCTGTGTAAAGTGAACGCCAACATCGGCAACTCCGCGATTACCTCCTCCATCGAGGAAGAAGTGGAAAAGCTCGTGTGGTCCATCAAGTGGGGTGGCGACACCGTCATGGACCTCTCCACCGGCCAGAACATTCACGAAACCCGCGAGTGGATCCTGCGCAACGCACCGGTACCCATCGGTACGGTACCCATCTACCAGGCGCTGGAAAAAGTGAATGGCATCGCCGAAGACCTCAACTGGGAAGTCTTCCGCGATACCCTGATCGAACAGGCCGAGCAGGGCGTCGACTACTTCACCATCCACGCCGGCGTGCTGCTGCGCTACGTACCGCTCACTGCCAAACGCGTCACCGGCATCGTGTCCCGCGGCGGTTCCATCATGGCCAAATGGTGCCTCGCGCACCACAAGGAAAACTTCCTCTACACCCACTTCGAAGACATCTGTGAAATCCTCAAAGCCTACGATGTCAGCTTCTCACTGGGCGACGGCCTGCGTCCCGGCTGTATCGCCGATGCCAACGACGAAGCCCAGTTCGGCGAACTGCGCACCCTTGGCGAACTCACCGAAATTGCCTGGAAGCACGATGTCCAGACCATGATCGAAGGCCCCGGCCATGTGCCCATGCACAAGATCAGGGAAAACATGGACGAACAGCTGGAGCACTGCCACGGAGCCCCGTTCTACACCCTCGGCCCATTGACCACTGACATCGCCCCCGGTTACGACCACATCACCTCCGGTATCGGTGCCGCCATGATCGGCAGCATGGGCTGTGCCATGTTGTGCTATGTCACACCCAAAGAGCATCTCGGCCTGCCCAACAAAGAGGACGTCAAAGAAGGCCTTATGGCCTACAAAATCGCTGCCCACGCCGCCGACCTCGCCAAGGGGCACCCGCGTGCCTACAAACGCGACGATGCTCTATCCAAGGCCCGTTTCGAATTCCGCTGGGAAGACCAGTTCAACCTCGGCCTCGACCCCGAACGCGCGCGTATTTATCACGACGAAACCCTGCCGAAAGAATCCGGCAAGGTCGCCCACTTCTGCTCCATGTGCGGGCCGAAATTCTGCTCGATGAAAATCACACAAGACGTGCGTGAGTACGCGGCGAAACAGGAAGCGGAGCAGGGAATGGAAGAGATGGCGATCAAGTTCAAGGATATGGGGGCAGAGCTTTACCACAAGGGATAAAACCGAGTCGACAGAAAGCACTAACCTTGATGCGAAGGCAGCGATGCGGGTAAGCCTTTGCCAGACCTTCTAAAACAGGGATGTTTTAGAAGAGCCCCCAGGGATGGGTTCACGGCGTGTCTGGCAAAGGCTTACCCGTAGCGCTGCCGCCCATTAACTTGCCGAGTACGGGCCACGGGAATCACAATTGGCACAAGCACAACTTAATATAGCGATAGCTGGAGCAGGCCTGATGGGCCGTTTACTGGCATGGCGTTTATCCGAAAAAGGCCTTCGTATAACCCTGTTCGAATCCGGCAGTCTCGAACAGCCGACGGGTGCCTGCCACACCGCCGCC
It includes:
- the thiC gene encoding phosphomethylpyrimidine synthase ThiC — protein: MSQVAEPQNKADKQSRAQQQESAKEFLDNLTAQQFPNSRKVYLEGENTGVKVGVREICLGQSLVGGDEQNPVFEPNEPLQVYDTAGPYSDPDYTPNVRDGLPKLRQSWIEARNDTEVLDTRQATYSQKRMADQGLDHIRFENLPYPRKAKAGKNVTQMHYARQGIITPEMEFIAIRENMGRAELAGQLSDADLQSQYQKARDGIYIPPQITPEFVRREVAEGRAIIPANINHTELEPMIIGRNFLCKVNANIGNSAITSSIEEEVEKLVWSIKWGGDTVMDLSTGQNIHETREWILRNAPVPIGTVPIYQALEKVNGIAEDLNWEVFRDTLIEQAEQGVDYFTIHAGVLLRYVPLTAKRVTGIVSRGGSIMAKWCLAHHKENFLYTHFEDICEILKAYDVSFSLGDGLRPGCIADANDEAQFGELRTLGELTEIAWKHDVQTMIEGPGHVPMHKIRENMDEQLEHCHGAPFYTLGPLTTDIAPGYDHITSGIGAAMIGSMGCAMLCYVTPKEHLGLPNKEDVKEGLMAYKIAAHAADLAKGHPRAYKRDDALSKARFEFRWEDQFNLGLDPERARIYHDETLPKESGKVAHFCSMCGPKFCSMKITQDVREYAAKQEAEQGMEEMAIKFKDMGAELYHKG
- a CDS encoding sulfite exporter TauE/SafE family protein — protein: MAELGEVFTLVSSQTSSLTLALLLLVCVVSAFISAVTGGAGGILMFAALNVVIPLRMLVPIHGAVQLLNNLARIAYVREHIRWDQCIPFFIGCTLGSAAMTLGLANLEWQQLPLILLAGLIFYTVFKPKRLPEIRLKPRNFFWVGIATGTLGIIAGAVDPLLAAFFVRKDMSPKEIVANKSVMQAWCHALKVPAFIYLGFAFSDHLGLILLLTVAAVIGTRIGIALLNRIDSELFFNLMRAALLVAGARIVYQLFAA
- the safD gene encoding sulfoacetaldehyde dehydrogenase SafD; the encoded protein is MADYQIINPYNGEQIEAYDFHTREQVAEAIDLLVQGRGVQQATPAFERSNILLKLAQLMLERKEDLARLITEETGKTISDSRVEIDRAYNTALASAMEARNINGEALDSDAFPPMREKIGVVLWKPLGTVLCITPFNFPINIAVHKIGPAFAAGNTILFKPGPQNKRSAELLVELCYAAGMDKSVLQMLVPDIEATSYAVSHPQIQAVNFTGGTAAANAIAANAGYKKMLFELGGNDPLIVMPDADLDAAVTATINQRFATAGQRCTAAKRLFVHSDVFDAFAEKLVAATAKLKVGDPAEDDTFVGPLIHTAAADEVEARIESAVKAGARVLFGHQRQGNILWPTILDNVADDAELVAEETFGPVVPLRKFDDEGELVSLINSSPFGLQAGVFTQNLALAKRLYNQLDVGLLAVNDGPGFRAEHFPFGGVKESGVGREGVSYAIREMSYQKTLVI